One window of Desulfonatronovibrio magnus genomic DNA carries:
- the neuC gene encoding UDP-N-acetylglucosamine 2-epimerase, which translates to MRKICVFTGTRAEYGLLKPLMDEIVKDDSLRLQLLVTGMHLSPEFGMTYRVIENDGFVIDEKVEILLSADTPAGISKSMGLGLIGFADALARLTPDIAIILGDRFECLAMACACLNARIPIAHIHGGEITMGAVDEAFRHSITKMGHLHFTSTEEYRQRVIQLGEHPDRVFNVGALGIENIRNLPLLSKEELAEDIRFDLDVPYFLVTFHPVTLENATAREQFSALLAALDEFKTSQSSDIKLIFTKANADTDGRIINQMIDQYVGENSVNSTAFTSMGQLRYLSGMKYASAVVGNSSSGIIETPSFRVPTVNIGDRQKGRVRAESVIDCEPLREPIQKALLKAISAEFHESLQNMINPYEQEGTARNILDVLNKTDLSGIMKKEFYDLRSC; encoded by the coding sequence ATGAGAAAAATTTGCGTGTTTACCGGTACACGGGCTGAGTACGGCCTGCTCAAGCCTTTGATGGATGAGATTGTCAAGGATGATTCCTTGCGTCTGCAACTTCTCGTCACCGGCATGCACCTCTCCCCTGAGTTTGGGATGACCTACAGGGTTATTGAAAACGACGGTTTTGTCATAGATGAGAAGGTGGAAATCCTGCTAAGCGCAGATACTCCGGCTGGCATATCCAAGTCCATGGGGCTGGGACTGATCGGCTTTGCCGATGCACTGGCCAGGCTTACGCCGGATATCGCCATAATCCTGGGTGACCGTTTCGAATGTCTGGCCATGGCCTGCGCCTGCCTTAATGCCAGAATTCCTATAGCCCATATCCACGGTGGAGAAATTACCATGGGCGCAGTGGATGAGGCCTTTCGCCATTCCATAACCAAGATGGGCCACCTGCATTTTACCAGTACTGAGGAATATCGCCAAAGAGTTATACAGCTTGGCGAGCATCCGGACCGGGTATTCAATGTCGGAGCCCTCGGAATTGAAAACATCCGTAACTTACCACTACTCAGCAAAGAAGAGCTGGCAGAAGATATTAGGTTTGACTTGGATGTACCGTATTTTCTGGTCACCTTTCACCCGGTAACCCTGGAAAACGCCACTGCCCGGGAACAATTCAGCGCCCTTCTGGCTGCACTTGATGAGTTCAAAACCAGTCAAAGTTCCGACATCAAGCTCATATTCACCAAAGCCAATGCTGATACTGATGGCCGAATAATCAATCAGATGATTGATCAGTATGTGGGAGAAAATTCTGTTAATTCCACAGCGTTCACTTCCATGGGCCAGCTTAGGTACTTAAGTGGTATGAAATATGCTTCAGCAGTTGTAGGCAATTCCTCCAGCGGAATTATCGAAACGCCAAGCTTCAGAGTACCTACAGTAAATATTGGTGACCGGCAAAAAGGCAGGGTAAGGGCTGAGAGCGTGATAGATTGTGAGCCATTAAGAGAACCTATACAAAAGGCTTTGCTCAAGGCTATATCAGCGGAATTTCATGAATCGCTGCAGAATATGATCAACCCCTATGAGCAGGAGGGCACGGCTCGAAATATCTTGGATGTGCTTAATAAAACTGACTTATCAGGTATAATGAAAAAAGAATTTTATGATTTGAGAAGCTGTTGA
- a CDS encoding GxxExxY protein: MKFKDEVYQIIGVAMEVYNVLGPGFLEPIYQEAMEIELDARGIPYKAQSLIPIFYKERKLSREYIADLVCFDEIIVELKAVERLNKTFQSQLLNYLHGARKSVGVLINFGHEDGLEWKRMII, from the coding sequence ATGAAATTCAAGGATGAAGTATATCAAATTATTGGTGTTGCCATGGAGGTATATAATGTCCTTGGCCCCGGATTTCTTGAGCCGATTTACCAGGAAGCCATGGAAATAGAACTGGATGCGAGGGGCATCCCTTATAAAGCACAATCTTTGATCCCGATATTTTACAAGGAAAGAAAGTTAAGTAGGGAGTATATCGCTGACCTTGTCTGTTTTGATGAAATCATCGTAGAACTGAAGGCGGTTGAACGATTGAATAAGACGTTCCAATCCCAATTATTGAATTACCTTCATGGTGCGAGAAAGTCTGTTGGGGTGTTGATCAATTTTGGGCATGAGGATGGGCTTGAGTGGAAGCGGATGATAATATAA
- a CDS encoding type II toxin-antitoxin system RelE/ParE family toxin produces MNYEVYLTPTSQKSIKKLARKYPSIKNDLLHTIQALEVDPTTGASIPGWNNKVWKVRTASTDAKKGKSGGFRTIYFWQEGCKKVYLLFTYAKSAKVDVNSKEIAKFIEGLLDE; encoded by the coding sequence ATGAACTATGAAGTATATCTTACTCCAACCTCTCAGAAATCCATTAAAAAGTTGGCCAGGAAGTACCCCTCAATAAAAAATGACCTATTGCATACTATTCAGGCTTTAGAGGTGGACCCTACTACTGGAGCCTCTATTCCAGGTTGGAACAACAAAGTCTGGAAGGTCAGAACTGCAAGCACAGATGCAAAGAAAGGAAAAAGTGGAGGCTTTCGTACAATTTACTTTTGGCAAGAAGGCTGCAAAAAGGTATATTTATTATTTACCTACGCAAAAAGTGCCAAGGTAGATGTCAATAGTAAGGAAATCGCCAAGTTTATTGAAGGTTTGTTAGATGAATAA
- a CDS encoding cytidylyltransferase domain-containing protein, translated as MIQGKKILSVIPARGGSKGVPGKNIRLLAGKPLIAWTIEEAKKSKYIDRLVLSSEDQEIISIAKSFGCDVPFVRPTDLAADETPGVDPIIHALQKLPGYDIVVMLQPTSPLRKVEDIDECLEFFIKQKAFVCVSVSEVKKTPYWMFSMDNNYHIHKLMDNKDIISRRQNLPKAYMPNGALFVAEADYLQQNRSFYTSDTLGYLMPQDRSQDIDSEMDLFCTECFMGKNNE; from the coding sequence ATGATCCAAGGTAAAAAAATACTCTCTGTCATTCCGGCCAGGGGTGGATCCAAGGGAGTTCCAGGGAAGAATATCAGGCTGCTGGCAGGAAAACCCCTTATTGCCTGGACAATTGAAGAAGCAAAAAAATCAAAATACATCGATCGACTGGTTCTTTCATCAGAAGATCAAGAAATTATCAGCATAGCCAAGTCTTTTGGGTGCGATGTGCCGTTTGTCAGACCCACAGATCTCGCTGCAGATGAAACCCCGGGGGTTGATCCTATCATACATGCTCTGCAGAAGCTTCCAGGATATGATATAGTGGTGATGCTTCAGCCTACATCACCACTTCGTAAAGTGGAAGATATTGATGAATGCCTCGAATTTTTCATTAAACAAAAAGCATTTGTCTGCGTTTCAGTATCAGAAGTAAAAAAAACCCCCTACTGGATGTTTTCCATGGATAATAATTACCATATACATAAACTTATGGATAATAAGGATATTATTTCAAGAAGACAAAATTTGCCCAAGGCTTATATGCCTAATGGAGCTTTATTCGTTGCTGAGGCAGATTATCTGCAGCAGAACAGATCTTTTTATACATCAGATACACTTGGCTACTTAATGCCACAGGATAGATCCCAGGATATTGACAGCGAAATGGACTTATTTTGCACAGAATGCTTTATGGGGAAAAACAATGAGTAA
- a CDS encoding TIGR04372 family glycosyltransferase — translation MSNLSSSNNLQSLNLYGRPAKENLSIALQGLEDSSSEEKIWKAGVIALCGKEKLASSIIENTLESSSSLPENYKIAYRKWKGQSNGLSHWPISYFQLYHGIKPTKSALPPRKACIDWNSSSKENLIIKITCPQCKKQFPISAQSDFSQQDSIACLTCFQVVKYNKKAAVQTVREHFLNDFRNVEKVFAQRNPNANKLLVDIIAKAVLLENFTPVRFVKLRTDRIGHLCLNTEIMIQEHKYLFNKNNAIFICFTDQKICNKFMLEMWTRVLNFSPLAQVCFSFCKKSQALGELALDITTSNDPRNNRGKDLHGLLAKTPPTLEFTKVDHERAKPHLEKMGIPPGEPYVCFLGRDSAYLKKQIPDLDCSYHDYRNMPIHDYLPAMHALADMGIYCLRMGHIVEERLDGGRPEIIDYASNFRDEFMDVYLSANCEMFVSVSSGIDAIPVIFNKPVCYINLIPAGYIPWGIKYFCIHKKCRLSNGHNYLTYKEQLETGAAWFTRSVQYKHAGIDIVNNTQEEIKYAVLEAWKRAKGEWKDTPEEANLHDMMLSLFKKYDKFGYKAFNSRIGTEFLKANSYLLD, via the coding sequence ATGAGTAATCTGTCTTCTTCTAATAATTTACAATCATTAAACTTGTATGGCAGGCCAGCTAAAGAAAATCTATCAATTGCACTACAGGGTTTAGAAGACTCATCTTCTGAGGAAAAAATATGGAAGGCCGGAGTTATAGCCTTATGCGGTAAGGAAAAACTTGCGAGTTCAATTATTGAGAATACTCTTGAATCCAGCTCAAGTCTCCCAGAAAATTACAAAATCGCATACAGGAAGTGGAAAGGGCAGTCCAATGGTTTGTCACATTGGCCCATAAGTTATTTTCAGCTTTATCATGGGATAAAGCCAACAAAATCAGCATTGCCCCCCCGGAAAGCCTGTATAGACTGGAATTCAAGCTCCAAAGAAAATCTGATCATTAAAATTACCTGTCCCCAATGTAAAAAACAATTCCCAATAAGTGCCCAAAGCGACTTTTCACAACAGGATTCTATAGCCTGCCTTACCTGCTTTCAAGTGGTCAAGTATAATAAAAAAGCAGCCGTCCAAACTGTTAGAGAGCATTTCCTGAATGATTTTCGAAATGTCGAAAAAGTTTTTGCGCAGCGCAATCCCAATGCTAACAAACTCTTGGTTGATATAATTGCCAAAGCAGTGTTGCTGGAAAACTTCACTCCGGTCAGATTCGTTAAATTACGTACTGATAGAATAGGTCATTTATGTTTAAATACAGAAATTATGATTCAGGAACATAAATATTTATTCAATAAAAATAATGCAATTTTCATCTGTTTTACAGATCAAAAAATTTGCAATAAGTTTATGCTTGAAATGTGGACCCGGGTTTTAAATTTTTCCCCTCTTGCCCAGGTATGCTTTTCTTTTTGTAAGAAATCACAAGCCTTGGGAGAATTAGCCTTAGATATTACTACAAGTAATGATCCGAGGAATAACAGAGGTAAAGATCTTCACGGTCTGTTAGCAAAAACTCCACCTACCCTTGAGTTTACCAAAGTAGATCATGAGCGGGCCAAGCCTCACCTGGAAAAAATGGGAATTCCACCCGGTGAGCCTTATGTCTGCTTCCTGGGACGCGATTCAGCATATTTAAAAAAACAAATTCCTGACTTAGACTGCAGCTACCACGACTACCGCAACATGCCCATTCATGACTACCTGCCAGCCATGCACGCCCTGGCGGATATGGGAATCTACTGCCTGCGCATGGGGCATATTGTGGAAGAACGACTGGACGGGGGAAGGCCAGAGATTATTGATTATGCTTCGAATTTTCGAGATGAATTTATGGATGTTTATTTGTCTGCGAATTGTGAGATGTTTGTGTCTGTAAGCTCGGGGATAGATGCTATCCCGGTTATTTTCAATAAGCCAGTCTGTTATATCAACTTGATCCCAGCAGGGTATATCCCTTGGGGCATAAAATACTTTTGCATACACAAAAAATGTCGCCTGTCCAATGGCCATAATTATCTGACCTATAAAGAACAGTTAGAAACAGGTGCCGCATGGTTTACTCGAAGTGTGCAGTATAAGCATGCTGGAATAGATATTGTCAACAACACTCAAGAGGAAATCAAATACGCAGTACTGGAGGCGTGGAAACGAGCTAAAGGCGAATGGAAGGATACCCCGGAAGAAGCAAATCTGCACGACATGATGCTGTCATTATTTAAAAAATATGACAAGTTCGGCTATAAGGCATTCAACTCCCGCATAGGAACGGAATTTCTTAAAGCTAATTCATATTTGCTGGATTAG
- the neuB gene encoding N-acetylneuraminate synthase — translation MSIKTVIIAEAGVNHNGSLDTAKLLIDAAAEAGADMVKFQTFKAAKLVTRGAEKAEYQQKATSINQSQYEMLQNLELSAEDHKALIRLCKDKNIAFLSTAFDHDSIDLLAGLGQNVWKIPSGEITNLPYLRRIGSLGQEIILSTGMADLGEIEDSLQVLEEAGTNRKNITVLHCNTEYPTPMQDVNLRAMQTIKAAFPGIKVGYSDHTQGIEVPIAAVALGATVIEKHFTLDRNMEGPDHKASLEPSELKAMVKAIRNIEQAMGDGIKRPSPSEMKNKPIVRKSIVAACSIKKGEVFTEENLTVKRPGTGIPPMRWDEVIGQTAHKDYMVDDLI, via the coding sequence ATGAGCATTAAGACAGTAATAATCGCCGAAGCCGGAGTAAATCATAACGGCTCTCTGGATACAGCGAAGCTCTTAATTGATGCAGCAGCTGAGGCAGGCGCTGACATGGTCAAATTTCAGACCTTCAAGGCTGCCAAACTGGTTACCAGAGGTGCTGAAAAAGCTGAGTATCAGCAAAAGGCTACAAGCATAAACCAGAGTCAGTATGAGATGCTGCAAAATCTAGAACTGTCTGCTGAAGATCATAAAGCTTTGATTCGGCTTTGCAAAGACAAGAACATAGCATTTCTATCCACTGCCTTTGACCATGACAGCATCGACCTGCTGGCCGGGCTGGGACAAAACGTCTGGAAAATCCCCTCCGGCGAGATAACCAACCTGCCCTATTTGCGCAGGATAGGTTCTCTGGGCCAAGAAATTATACTGTCTACAGGCATGGCAGATCTGGGCGAGATTGAAGACTCCTTGCAGGTATTGGAAGAAGCCGGTACAAACCGGAAGAACATCACTGTCCTGCACTGTAATACCGAATACCCCACTCCCATGCAGGATGTGAATCTGCGGGCCATGCAGACCATCAAGGCTGCCTTCCCAGGAATCAAAGTAGGCTATTCAGATCACACCCAGGGCATAGAAGTGCCTATAGCTGCTGTAGCCTTAGGCGCGACAGTCATTGAAAAGCATTTCACCCTGGATCGGAACATGGAAGGCCCGGATCACAAGGCCAGCCTGGAACCGAGTGAACTGAAGGCAATGGTTAAAGCCATCAGAAATATTGAGCAGGCCATGGGGGATGGTATAAAGCGGCCCAGTCCCAGCGAAATGAAGAACAAGCCTATTGTCAGAAAGAGCATTGTTGCCGCCTGTTCCATAAAAAAGGGAGAGGTCTTTACCGAAGAGAACCTGACAGTAAAAAGACCTGGAACCGGAATCCCGCCCATGCGCTGGGATGAGGTGATCGGCCAAACCGCCCACAAAGATTACATGGTAGATGATTTAATCTGA
- a CDS encoding four helix bundle protein — MNDTQSMFAFEDLKVWQKAVDFAEVVIKTIDSFDAPRKHYRLIEQLESAATSPAMNIAEGKGRYSQKEFVHFLYIARGSLFETITLLIILQRLGWITHKDLQGIKVLAEEIAKMLNSLINSIKN; from the coding sequence ATGAATGACACACAAAGCATGTTTGCGTTTGAAGATCTGAAAGTATGGCAGAAAGCGGTAGATTTTGCTGAAGTCGTAATAAAGACAATAGATTCATTTGACGCACCTCGTAAACATTATCGCCTTATAGAACAGCTCGAGAGCGCAGCTACCAGCCCGGCTATGAATATTGCTGAGGGTAAGGGCCGTTATTCTCAGAAGGAATTCGTTCATTTTCTTTACATAGCCAGAGGGTCTCTTTTTGAAACCATTACCTTGCTGATAATACTCCAGCGCCTTGGCTGGATTACTCATAAGGATTTACAAGGAATCAAAGTTTTGGCTGAAGAAATAGCAAAGATGCTGAATTCACTTATTAATTCAATTAAAAATTAG
- a CDS encoding NAD-dependent 4,6-dehydratase LegB yields the protein MIADKKILVTGADGFIGSHLTELLVRSGYTVKALSQYNSFNSWGWLEDVDCLDKIEVLTGDVRDPHYCKHITKDVDIIFHLAALIAIPYSYIAPDSYVDTNIKGTLNICQAALENGCKKIIHTSTSEVYGTAQYVPIDENHPLQPQSPYSATKIAADMMAMSFYNAFNLPVVVARPFNTYGPRQSARAVIPTIITQIASGKKEIQLGDVTPTRDFNYVTDTCQGFLELARCDQAVGQVVNIGSNFEISVGDVLNLIKEIMGSDVRFITDEQRIRPEKSEVFRLWCDNTKIEQLTGFRPAHSIRQGLEKTIEWITKPENQAKYKADIYNV from the coding sequence ATGATAGCAGATAAAAAAATACTCGTCACTGGCGCGGACGGTTTTATCGGTTCCCATCTGACTGAACTGCTGGTCAGATCAGGCTATACAGTCAAAGCCTTAAGCCAGTACAATTCCTTCAACAGCTGGGGGTGGCTCGAGGATGTGGACTGCCTGGATAAGATAGAAGTCCTGACCGGGGACGTGCGTGATCCGCATTACTGCAAGCACATCACCAAAGACGTTGACATTATTTTTCATCTGGCCGCGCTCATTGCCATACCCTACTCCTACATCGCCCCGGACAGCTATGTAGACACCAATATCAAGGGCACGTTGAACATCTGCCAGGCGGCCCTGGAAAACGGGTGCAAGAAGATCATTCACACTTCCACCAGCGAGGTGTACGGCACGGCCCAGTATGTGCCCATTGACGAGAACCACCCGCTTCAGCCCCAAAGCCCGTACAGCGCCACCAAGATCGCCGCTGACATGATGGCCATGAGTTTTTACAACGCCTTCAACCTGCCCGTGGTCGTGGCCAGGCCTTTCAACACTTACGGCCCCAGGCAAAGCGCCAGAGCAGTAATTCCTACCATCATCACCCAGATTGCCAGCGGCAAAAAAGAAATTCAGCTTGGCGATGTCACCCCCACACGGGACTTCAACTATGTGACGGATACCTGCCAGGGATTTCTGGAGCTGGCCAGATGTGATCAGGCTGTCGGGCAGGTCGTAAATATCGGCTCAAATTTCGAGATAAGCGTGGGAGACGTGCTGAATCTGATCAAGGAAATCATGGGCAGTGACGTGCGTTTTATTACCGACGAGCAGCGCATCAGGCCGGAAAAATCAGAAGTTTTCAGGCTGTGGTGCGATAACACAAAGATTGAACAATTGACCGGGTTCAGGCCTGCCCATTCCATCAGGCAGGGGCTTGAGAAAACCATAGAATGGATCACAAAGCCGGAAAACCAGGCAAAATACAAGGCTGATATCTACAATGTCTGA
- a CDS encoding nucleotidyltransferase family protein: MNWKKTLLTSDANLEQAISNLDTSALQIAMVVGPDGAFQGTITDGDIRRGLLNGLKLSDSITHVVNRSPLVVPPNLDRITVLKMMQVNTVRQLPIIDENRKPVGLHLLNELMKPASRSNFMVIMAGGQGARLRPHTENCPKPLLPVDGKPMLEHIILRALSQGYKNFVITTHYLGHMIEEYFGSGKDLGINIEYLREDTPLGTAGALSLLKPRPQECFVVSNGDVLTDIDYGELLEFHQRQNAAATMAVRLHEWQNPFGVVHTNGFDITGFEEKPTVSSRVNAGIYVLEPEILDLLESDQHCDMPHLFLQAQEQGKRCVVFPMHEPWLDVGRPDDLEKASAARLNLKHSG, from the coding sequence ATGAACTGGAAAAAAACCCTACTTACATCTGATGCCAATCTGGAGCAGGCCATAAGCAATCTGGATACTTCTGCCTTACAGATAGCCATGGTTGTTGGTCCAGATGGAGCTTTCCAAGGTACAATAACAGATGGCGATATTCGGCGTGGCCTGTTAAATGGTCTTAAGCTCAGTGATTCCATCACCCACGTTGTGAACAGATCTCCCCTGGTAGTGCCGCCTAATCTGGACAGAATAACAGTCCTGAAAATGATGCAGGTCAACACTGTCCGCCAACTGCCTATTATTGATGAAAATCGCAAGCCTGTAGGTCTGCACCTGCTTAATGAACTGATGAAGCCGGCTTCCAGAAGCAACTTTATGGTCATCATGGCAGGAGGACAAGGTGCCAGGCTTCGCCCCCACACTGAAAATTGCCCCAAACCACTTTTGCCGGTAGACGGCAAACCCATGCTTGAACATATTATCCTTCGGGCGCTTTCTCAAGGATATAAAAATTTTGTCATTACTACCCATTACCTTGGCCATATGATTGAAGAATATTTTGGCAGCGGAAAAGACCTTGGCATAAACATTGAGTATCTGCGCGAGGACACTCCCTTGGGCACAGCTGGTGCTTTGAGCCTTTTGAAGCCCAGGCCTCAGGAGTGTTTTGTGGTTTCCAATGGTGATGTCTTGACAGATATTGACTACGGAGAACTGCTCGAATTTCATCAGCGTCAAAACGCAGCCGCAACCATGGCCGTGCGCCTGCACGAATGGCAAAATCCATTCGGGGTTGTGCATACCAATGGCTTTGATATAACTGGTTTTGAGGAAAAACCCACTGTCAGCTCCAGAGTAAATGCCGGCATATATGTCCTTGAGCCGGAAATACTGGATCTTTTGGAATCAGATCAGCACTGCGATATGCCGCATTTATTCCTGCAGGCGCAGGAGCAAGGCAAGCGATGCGTTGTTTTTCCCATGCATGAGCCATGGCTGGATGTGGGCAGGCCTGATGACCTGGAAAAGGCAAGCGCTGCTCGATTAAACCTGAAACATTCAGGTTAA
- a CDS encoding LegC family aminotransferase translates to MRTKDKALSDNICQALAQVLGDGSKPLHEPCFKGNEWEYLKECLDSSFVSSVGKFVDRFEDMLAEYTGAKRAVAVVNGTAALHMSLLLAGVRPGDEVIIQPLTFVATCNAISYLGATPVFVDIDQDILGMSPEALQAWLRENVELREESDTLHPHSSRFPLSASRSPNQPQPFNKQSGRRISAILPMHTFGHPCRIDEIVDICHEYNIPVVEDAAESLGSFYKGIHTGNFGRLGVLSFNGNKTITTGGGGAIITNDEDLADQAKYLTTTAKRPHKWEYFHDRIGYNYRLPNLNAALGCAQMEQLPEFINKKRELASKYEQALESIPGVSFFKEPKNSKSNYWLNTIILDKQSSHSRDDILESTNRAGYMTRPAWTLMHKLPMFKNCAKADLSTAEDLETRIINIPSSPGLCI, encoded by the coding sequence ATGCGTACAAAAGACAAAGCACTAAGTGATAATATTTGCCAGGCCCTTGCTCAGGTACTTGGAGATGGCTCCAAACCTCTTCATGAGCCCTGCTTCAAGGGAAACGAATGGGAATACCTCAAGGAATGCCTGGACAGTTCATTTGTTTCCTCTGTGGGCAAATTTGTTGACCGCTTTGAAGACATGCTTGCGGAATATACAGGCGCGAAAAGAGCCGTAGCTGTAGTCAATGGCACGGCTGCCCTGCACATGTCACTTCTTTTGGCCGGGGTTAGGCCAGGGGATGAAGTCATTATCCAGCCGTTGACATTCGTAGCCACTTGCAATGCAATTTCCTATCTCGGAGCCACGCCTGTATTTGTTGATATTGACCAGGATATCCTGGGCATGAGTCCGGAAGCTTTGCAAGCCTGGCTGCGGGAAAATGTTGAGCTCAGGGAAGAATCCGATACCTTGCATCCGCATTCTTCACGCTTTCCGCTTTCCGCTTCCCGCTCCCCGAATCAACCACAGCCTTTCAACAAGCAAAGCGGTCGAAGAATATCCGCTATCCTTCCCATGCACACTTTTGGCCATCCCTGCAGGATTGATGAGATCGTAGATATTTGTCATGAGTACAATATCCCTGTAGTGGAAGACGCTGCCGAGTCATTGGGCAGTTTCTATAAAGGAATTCATACTGGCAATTTTGGCAGGCTTGGGGTACTCAGCTTCAACGGCAACAAGACCATCACCACTGGCGGTGGAGGGGCTATCATCACCAATGATGAAGACCTTGCTGATCAGGCCAAGTATTTGACCACCACGGCCAAACGTCCACATAAATGGGAGTACTTTCATGACCGGATTGGATACAATTATCGCCTTCCCAACCTGAACGCGGCACTGGGCTGCGCCCAGATGGAGCAGCTGCCTGAGTTTATCAACAAGAAAAGGGAACTGGCCAGTAAATATGAACAGGCTCTCGAAAGCATTCCCGGCGTTTCATTTTTTAAAGAACCAAAAAATTCCAAAAGCAATTACTGGCTGAACACAATTATACTTGATAAACAAAGCTCGCATTCAAGAGACGATATTCTCGAAAGCACCAACAGGGCAGGATACATGACCAGGCCTGCCTGGACCCTTATGCACAAACTGCCCATGTTTAAAAACTGCGCCAAAGCAGACTTAAGTACAGCAGAGGATTTGGAAACAAGAATCATTAATATCCCCAGCAGTCCTGGATTATGTATATGA
- a CDS encoding acetyltransferase, translating to MSKETVLSNKEIILIGAGGHCSSCIDVIEQEGRFRIAGIVDKSGDAESGKREAGSAEHGSGKAEVLGYPVIGTDDDLPELRKKFQYALVTVGQIKTPDVRIRLFDRLLEIGFVLPTIVSPLAYVSPHARIGQGTIVMHHALINAGATVGNNCIINSKALVEHDAVIEDHCHISTGVIVNGEARIGSGSFLGSGCRIKEGISLGENCLVGMGISVRKDQPGNARILT from the coding sequence ATGAGCAAAGAGACAGTTTTGAGCAATAAAGAGATAATATTAATCGGCGCTGGAGGCCACTGTAGCTCCTGTATTGACGTCATTGAGCAGGAAGGCAGGTTCAGGATAGCTGGGATTGTGGACAAATCCGGAGATGCGGAAAGCGGTAAGAGGGAGGCGGGAAGCGCAGAGCACGGTTCAGGCAAGGCTGAAGTGCTGGGATATCCTGTGATAGGCACGGATGATGATCTGCCCGAGCTGCGCAAGAAATTCCAATACGCCCTGGTCACAGTGGGGCAGATCAAGACACCGGATGTGCGCATCAGGCTTTTTGACAGACTGCTGGAGATTGGCTTTGTACTGCCGACGATTGTTTCGCCCCTGGCCTATGTTTCCCCTCACGCCAGAATCGGTCAAGGCACAATTGTCATGCACCACGCCCTGATAAATGCCGGAGCCACAGTGGGCAACAATTGCATCATCAACTCCAAGGCTTTGGTGGAACATGATGCTGTTATTGAAGATCATTGTCATATATCCACTGGTGTAATTGTAAATGGAGAAGCTCGGATTGGCTCGGGCAGTTTTTTAGGTAGCGGCTGCCGGATTAAAGAAGGCATATCCCTGGGTGAAAATTGCCTGGTTGGCATGGGGATCAGTGTCAGAAAGGATCAACCAGGAAACGCTCGGATTTTAACATGA